In one window of Bdellovibrio bacteriovorus W DNA:
- a CDS encoding hypothetical protein (COG1596 Periplasmic protein involved in polysaccharide export): protein MPLQKILRFIMANVVTLTCVNSAYAQEYGLLNDIHPPQQSSEYIFRSSQKESLITVQLLGAVNKPGIYYIPTNTDLLKLITLAGGTTNGGDLSEVLVRKTEPKAWADLNSKAINEYQGAYEINAEKIIKYGGAKNLKLQQDDFIYVPPRTPWISSEASRNITIASVVLGIVLTAVLIDKNTDK from the coding sequence ATGCCTTTGCAGAAGATTTTAAGGTTCATCATGGCAAACGTTGTAACTCTCACTTGCGTAAACTCTGCCTACGCTCAGGAGTATGGACTTCTTAATGACATCCATCCGCCTCAGCAATCATCAGAATACATCTTTAGGTCCTCCCAGAAAGAATCATTAATAACAGTGCAACTTCTAGGGGCAGTGAATAAGCCGGGGATCTACTATATTCCTACAAATACCGACTTGTTGAAACTCATCACGCTGGCAGGGGGAACAACTAACGGGGGAGATCTTTCTGAGGTTCTTGTGAGAAAGACGGAGCCTAAAGCTTGGGCGGATTTGAACTCAAAAGCTATCAATGAATACCAAGGAGCCTATGAGATCAATGCTGAGAAGATTATTAAGTATGGTGGCGCCAAAAACTTAAAGCTTCAGCAGGACGACTTTATATATGTACCGCCACGAACTCCGTGGATAAGTTCGGAGGCCTCACGAAACATAACAATTGCATCCGTCGTATTAGGAATCGTACTTACAGCTGTTCTTATCGATAAGAATACGGACAAGTAG
- a CDS encoding hypothetical protein (COG1385 Uncharacterized protein conserved in bacteria): MRRYWIETKDIFQDSVNFQGDVFHHIFDVCRQGAGSKFEVLTEESKAYFVEVTYLGKKNATATILEERIIPALPYPHIHVALSISRFPVMDSVMEKLVEMGVKSVQPFFSEFSFMRSDDKISANKFERWQKIVRSATQQSGRGDLMEIKDPVTFKKLPEIINLSANSMGLFAYEGDSALDIKTYVTEKQKENSKIENIWVIVGSEGGFSTQEVEKMTLLGLRPVTLGPQILRVETACMALVSALKYDFGLMR, encoded by the coding sequence ATGAGACGTTATTGGATAGAAACCAAAGATATTTTTCAAGACTCCGTCAACTTTCAAGGCGACGTCTTTCATCATATCTTTGATGTATGCCGCCAAGGCGCCGGTTCAAAATTTGAAGTCCTCACCGAAGAAAGCAAAGCTTACTTTGTTGAAGTCACCTATTTGGGCAAAAAAAACGCAACAGCAACAATTTTAGAAGAGCGTATTATTCCGGCTCTTCCCTACCCTCATATTCACGTAGCCCTTTCCATCTCTCGCTTTCCCGTGATGGATTCAGTCATGGAGAAATTGGTTGAAATGGGTGTGAAGTCCGTTCAGCCATTCTTCTCTGAATTCAGCTTTATGAGAAGTGACGATAAAATCTCTGCCAACAAGTTTGAACGCTGGCAAAAGATCGTTCGCTCCGCCACCCAGCAAAGTGGCCGTGGCGATCTTATGGAAATCAAAGATCCCGTTACCTTTAAGAAGCTCCCTGAAATCATTAACCTTTCTGCAAACTCTATGGGTCTATTTGCCTATGAGGGCGACTCTGCCCTGGATATCAAGACTTATGTAACGGAGAAGCAAAAGGAAAATTCGAAAATCGAAAACATCTGGGTTATTGTAGGAAGTGAAGGCGGTTTCTCAACACAGGAAGTGGAGAAGATGACCCTACTGGGCCTTCGCCCAGTGACTCTTGGACCTCAGATTCTCCGAGTGGAAACGGCTTGCATGGCCCTTGTATCAGCCTTAAAGTATGACTTTGGTCTGATGCGCTGA
- a CDS encoding ADP-heptose synthase (COG2870 ADP-heptose synthase, bifunctional sugar kinase/adenylyltransferase), which translates to MGKVSSWDKIVADVESLRQSGKKIVFTNGVFDLLHVGHVRYLQEARALGDALVIGVNADASVKRLKGPTRPVQVEADRAEILAALQCVDLTVIFTDDTPATLIEKVRPDILVKGGDWKIEDIVGAPFVQSYGGQVMSLQFIDGRSTTKIIEKAQINS; encoded by the coding sequence ATGGGTAAAGTCAGTTCATGGGACAAGATCGTCGCAGACGTTGAGAGTCTGCGACAGTCCGGCAAAAAAATCGTTTTTACAAATGGTGTCTTTGATTTGTTACATGTAGGCCACGTCCGCTATCTTCAAGAAGCGCGTGCTCTTGGAGATGCCCTGGTTATTGGTGTCAATGCCGATGCCAGCGTGAAACGCCTTAAAGGCCCTACTCGCCCTGTTCAAGTGGAAGCAGATCGTGCTGAGATCCTCGCAGCTCTTCAATGTGTCGACCTGACTGTGATCTTTACTGACGACACTCCGGCCACTCTGATTGAAAAAGTACGCCCTGACATTCTTGTCAAAGGTGGTGACTGGAAAATCGAAGATATTGTCGGCGCTCCCTTTGTTCAGTCCTATGGTGGACAAGTGATGTCCCTTCAATTTATCGACGGTCGCTCAACAACCAAGATTATCGAAAAAGCTCAAATCAACAGCTAA
- a CDS encoding fusaric acid resistance protein (COG1566 Multidrug resistance efflux pump): MNDIVGQDNRLLFFSWWGAVIAIIVVGLYLSFEPIRILGVADSKEYQVNFDSAVEIKKIHVLPGQVVNKGDLLLELNQENLESQLRLLKGRIDKLMAEINLRQHIAKIANEKMDLPDGADPLMADFLEAEAERKVLENRLENLFVFSEVDGAVGAINFKAGELVSAFNPILTLIPLRPMYVHGYLNENLQSKFKIGEKVEVVSPSGDAIQGTVVSIGVRIVPIPERLLRIQTLTAWGREVVVKIPTDNNLLVGEKVSVLKKLSISLMSEAQADELLEVSPKNSRRISLPEDIQLDSNSLSLLNLSYSNDLKKVVVTYSQKDPQSTGILLLQENGKVLPHAFELKELKGSEIVGLSNLGSTYYFLVKRFGKVDEVIKAHREGYRFLVLERVSLAGLQEKLKGSDVEVWLHRDSLILAILSREEVELRKYKLEDVRKLTSFASAHLKLDGFLGKNIISGSAGGESVFFAVADETGKFMPHLYDFTKKSHRTLKSLEQKNLRSLYFKDETVFSLVGGSEGFFLSETSALGALL; this comes from the coding sequence TTGAACGATATTGTAGGACAGGACAATCGCCTTTTATTCTTTTCTTGGTGGGGGGCGGTGATTGCAATTATCGTCGTGGGTTTGTATTTAAGTTTCGAGCCGATTCGCATTTTGGGCGTGGCCGATTCCAAAGAGTATCAGGTAAATTTTGACAGTGCCGTGGAAATAAAAAAGATCCATGTTCTGCCTGGGCAAGTTGTTAATAAGGGGGATCTTCTCTTAGAGCTCAATCAGGAAAACTTAGAGTCTCAACTAAGGCTTCTTAAGGGCCGTATTGATAAGCTCATGGCCGAAATAAATCTTCGTCAGCACATCGCAAAAATAGCCAATGAGAAAATGGATCTACCAGATGGAGCTGACCCTTTGATGGCGGACTTTTTAGAGGCAGAAGCCGAAAGAAAAGTTTTAGAAAATCGCCTAGAGAATCTCTTTGTTTTTTCTGAAGTTGATGGAGCCGTGGGTGCCATTAACTTTAAGGCCGGAGAACTGGTTTCGGCTTTTAATCCGATTTTGACTTTGATTCCTTTAAGACCAATGTACGTTCATGGATACTTAAATGAAAACCTTCAATCGAAGTTTAAGATTGGCGAAAAAGTTGAAGTGGTATCTCCGTCAGGTGACGCCATTCAAGGAACTGTCGTAAGTATTGGGGTGCGTATTGTTCCTATCCCGGAAAGACTCTTACGAATACAAACTCTAACAGCATGGGGGAGAGAGGTTGTCGTTAAAATCCCAACCGACAACAATCTCTTAGTTGGCGAAAAAGTCAGTGTCCTTAAAAAACTAAGTATCAGCCTTATGAGCGAAGCGCAGGCAGATGAACTTTTGGAGGTTTCTCCGAAGAACAGTCGCCGTATCTCTTTGCCAGAGGATATTCAATTAGATTCAAATTCTTTGAGCCTTTTGAATTTAAGCTATTCGAATGACTTAAAGAAAGTCGTCGTGACCTATAGTCAAAAGGACCCTCAGTCCACAGGGATCTTACTCTTGCAAGAAAATGGAAAAGTACTTCCACATGCCTTTGAGCTTAAAGAGCTTAAAGGGAGCGAGATTGTGGGGCTGAGCAACTTGGGATCAACTTACTACTTTCTTGTAAAACGCTTTGGCAAAGTTGATGAAGTCATCAAAGCCCATCGAGAGGGATATCGATTTTTAGTTTTAGAGAGAGTGAGTCTTGCGGGCTTACAGGAGAAGTTGAAGGGAAGCGATGTGGAAGTTTGGCTTCACAGAGATTCACTTATTTTGGCGATTCTTTCTAGAGAAGAAGTGGAGCTTAGAAAGTATAAACTTGAAGATGTAAGGAAACTTACTTCCTTTGCCAGTGCTCATTTAAAACTTGATGGTTTTCTTGGGAAAAATATTATTAGTGGCAGTGCCGGTGGAGAGTCCGTTTTCTTCGCAGTCGCTGATGAGACTGGTAAGTTTATGCCTCATCTGTATGATTTTACAAAAAAGAGTCATCGAACTTTAAAATCGCTCGAGCAAAAGAACTTGCGCAGTCTCTATTTTAAAGACGAAACGGTGTTTTCTCTTGTCGGAGGATCAGAAGGCTTCTTTCTCTCTGAAACTTCTGCTCTAGGGGCTCTATTATGA
- a CDS encoding hypothetical protein (COG4222 Uncharacterized protein conserved in bacteria) translates to MAHRALYFLVIYFFASSSFAYSLEFLNSFEIPYSFKVQSTSFGGVSGLTVLDKKLWAVSDDRGVKGPYRIYSMDVKEKSGKYSLENIQQVVLKDQSQKQFASASLDLEAISAGADSFIVSSEGDNNLKPRQSPRIFVVNKEGQWLSEVELPKRFVPESTGMQTRGILNNAGFEGLTCESDCLNFFTIPERSLYQDTDFDNEDRAQPLRLAYWKKNKDAYEVGREYVYLLDAHSSDEDGKEIFRGVSEILFYEPGKILILERGLNFSAQGLSYRSSLYLAEIEGATDVATLESLKKAKYQPVKKTLIADLSKLTSLNADQKKQNYEAMAWLPVKGQKHRILVIASDNNFSKKEKNMFLFFKFHAVGKK, encoded by the coding sequence ATGGCACACAGGGCTCTCTATTTTTTAGTTATCTATTTTTTTGCAAGTTCATCTTTCGCTTATAGTCTTGAGTTTTTAAACTCTTTTGAAATTCCCTATTCTTTCAAGGTGCAATCAACAAGTTTTGGAGGAGTTTCGGGACTAACTGTTTTAGATAAAAAGTTATGGGCAGTTTCTGATGATCGAGGAGTGAAGGGGCCCTATCGCATTTACTCGATGGATGTGAAAGAAAAATCCGGTAAGTATTCTTTAGAAAATATCCAACAAGTTGTACTAAAAGATCAGAGTCAAAAACAGTTTGCTTCGGCAAGTTTGGATTTAGAGGCGATCTCTGCAGGGGCAGATTCTTTTATCGTGTCTAGTGAAGGGGATAACAACTTAAAGCCCCGACAGAGTCCCCGCATTTTTGTGGTTAATAAAGAGGGGCAATGGTTGAGTGAGGTTGAATTGCCGAAGCGTTTTGTCCCTGAAAGCACAGGGATGCAAACACGGGGCATTTTAAATAATGCGGGTTTCGAGGGGCTTACCTGCGAGTCTGACTGTTTGAACTTTTTCACGATACCGGAGAGATCTCTTTATCAAGATACTGATTTCGATAACGAGGACCGCGCTCAGCCCTTGCGCCTGGCTTACTGGAAAAAAAACAAGGATGCCTACGAGGTGGGGCGTGAATACGTCTATCTCTTAGATGCTCATTCGTCAGACGAGGACGGTAAGGAAATTTTCCGAGGAGTCTCTGAGATTCTTTTTTATGAACCTGGGAAAATCCTAATTCTTGAGAGAGGGCTTAACTTTTCTGCGCAAGGTCTTTCCTATAGATCCTCTTTATATCTAGCGGAAATCGAAGGAGCCACTGATGTGGCCACTTTGGAGAGTCTTAAAAAAGCAAAGTATCAGCCGGTTAAGAAAACCTTGATTGCAGATCTCAGTAAATTGACGAGTTTGAATGCTGATCAGAAAAAGCAGAACTACGAGGCCATGGCTTGGCTGCCGGTCAAGGGGCAGAAGCATCGTATTTTAGTGATAGCCAGTGACAATAACTTTTCAAAAAAGGAAAAGAATATGTTCCTCTTTTTTAAATTTCACGCGGTAGGAAAGAAGTAA
- a CDS encoding hypothetical protein (COG0727 Predicted Fe-S-cluster oxidoreductase), with product MKRPDIDRPSTWKPYRTEMCEGCFGGCCTMPVEIRLSDLIRLGLTTEDEASASIKKLAKRLTKEGIISSYRSGTEFFMLTQKANRDCLFLDSTTRLCTVYEKRPDTCREFPSIGPRPGFCPGSPKK from the coding sequence ATGAAAAGACCTGATATTGATCGCCCTTCTACATGGAAGCCCTATCGCACAGAGATGTGCGAGGGCTGTTTCGGCGGGTGTTGCACCATGCCCGTCGAAATCCGACTTTCTGATCTCATCCGCTTAGGACTTACCACTGAAGATGAAGCTTCAGCCTCTATTAAAAAGCTCGCAAAAAGACTGACTAAAGAAGGCATTATTTCTTCGTATCGATCTGGGACGGAGTTTTTTATGCTGACTCAGAAGGCAAATAGAGATTGTCTGTTTTTAGATTCGACCACACGTCTATGTACTGTTTACGAGAAACGCCCTGATACTTGCCGAGAGTTCCCCTCGATTGGCCCACGTCCTGGCTTCTGCCCTGGATCGCCTAAGAAGTAG
- a CDS encoding methylase for 50S ribosomal subunit protein L11 (COG2264 Ribosomal protein L11 methylase), protein MNENSYLRIRLSQLPAELEEIITSHCFDYGATGVTEALVFSQPDLTYDAKPVETASSDVDVFFSEEPAKDFYDLLTTHSIQWKSYTEENKDWLEEWKKGFEAFRLVGDFWVVPSWLTPPADCKHPIYIDPGMAFGTGTHATTQMMAFFIHKVAQKYPSELNSWKMLDVGTGTAILAMLARLEGMGETVGIEIDPEAQRVARENIALNKLDRIEIPTKQIEEIREKFDLVVANIIDGVLINIKKELMRVLKPGGHMLLTGILEERDNHFFEKFIEDSGLQVVRRLEKDEWVGYWVRS, encoded by the coding sequence ATGAATGAAAACTCCTACTTAAGAATACGTCTGTCTCAACTTCCTGCGGAACTTGAGGAAATCATCACTTCACATTGCTTTGATTACGGCGCTACTGGCGTCACAGAAGCACTTGTCTTTAGCCAACCAGATCTTACTTACGATGCAAAACCCGTAGAAACAGCTTCATCCGATGTTGATGTTTTCTTCTCAGAAGAACCTGCAAAAGATTTTTATGATCTTCTCACGACTCACTCTATTCAGTGGAAGTCCTACACTGAAGAAAATAAAGATTGGTTAGAAGAGTGGAAAAAGGGTTTCGAAGCTTTCCGCCTTGTTGGAGACTTCTGGGTTGTGCCTTCATGGTTAACTCCACCTGCTGATTGCAAACATCCTATTTACATTGATCCGGGAATGGCATTCGGTACAGGCACTCACGCAACCACGCAAATGATGGCATTCTTCATTCATAAGGTTGCACAAAAATATCCTTCAGAGCTCAACTCTTGGAAAATGCTTGATGTCGGTACGGGTACAGCTATTCTCGCTATGCTCGCTCGCCTTGAAGGTATGGGCGAAACTGTAGGAATTGAAATTGATCCAGAAGCTCAAAGAGTGGCTCGCGAAAACATTGCACTCAATAAGCTAGATCGCATCGAGATCCCTACTAAACAGATCGAAGAAATTCGTGAAAAGTTTGATCTCGTCGTTGCCAATATTATTGATGGCGTTCTTATCAATATCAAAAAAGAACTTATGCGTGTTCTAAAGCCAGGTGGTCATATGCTACTCACTGGAATTCTTGAAGAGCGCGATAATCACTTCTTTGAAAAGTTCATCGAAGACAGTGGCCTACAAGTTGTTCGCCGTCTTGAAAAAGACGAGTGGGTTGGTTACTGGGTTCGTTCATGA
- a CDS encoding putative metalloendopeptidase, giving the protein MDPFEEFEFKPLTDGLGFHKKKTSTPQNHSDDSLLFKSTSLADQGLELIEESAVDPLRPPLPRKKINPQPSLEASTSDSSQAVNEILKTLQSNKHLEFNAKAKNTPVKDEFKKTTWSFSAVLLDSMLVVAASLLCMIILLLVTKVDLIGNLKNPDSQGMIYLATLAIFAGVSFIYLTMNRIFLGYTPGEWAFDQRVGLPEDLDKATFSLKVLVRAVFVIATGFVLLPIISVLFNKDIAGSLSGAKLYKKA; this is encoded by the coding sequence ATGGATCCCTTCGAAGAGTTTGAATTTAAGCCCCTCACTGACGGATTAGGTTTTCATAAAAAGAAAACAAGCACTCCACAGAATCATTCTGATGACAGTCTTTTATTCAAATCCACTAGCTTGGCAGATCAAGGCTTAGAACTGATTGAAGAAAGTGCGGTTGATCCATTACGTCCGCCACTTCCTAGAAAAAAAATCAATCCACAGCCTTCTTTAGAAGCTTCAACTTCTGACAGCTCACAAGCTGTGAATGAAATTTTAAAAACACTTCAGAGCAATAAACATTTGGAGTTCAACGCCAAGGCGAAGAACACTCCTGTTAAAGATGAGTTCAAGAAAACGACTTGGAGCTTCTCTGCGGTTCTTTTAGATTCCATGCTTGTTGTCGCGGCAAGTCTGCTTTGCATGATCATTCTTTTGCTTGTGACTAAAGTGGACCTTATCGGAAATCTTAAGAATCCAGACTCTCAAGGTATGATCTATCTTGCGACTCTTGCGATCTTCGCAGGCGTTTCATTTATTTACTTAACAATGAACCGCATTTTCTTAGGTTACACCCCTGGCGAGTGGGCCTTTGACCAACGCGTGGGTCTTCCTGAAGATTTAGACAAAGCGACTTTCTCGCTGAAGGTTCTAGTGCGCGCCGTGTTCGTAATTGCGACTGGCTTTGTGCTCTTGCCAATTATTTCTGTTTTATTTAACAAAGATATTGCTGGCTCTCTATCTGGAGCCAAACTCTATAAAAAGGCTTAA
- a CDS encoding hypothetical protein (COG1012 NAD-dependent aldehyde dehydrogenases), with product MKFFILSIVILLTQQVHAAFVLPKNLNASDRLRATEILALGTAPKILGNPYPLGGYSGIEFGLSAEFIPTEDLAELGGKSPNKDSFSYNTLMLGKGIHHNVDTFVYFTPLRQESGIQTYGAQLRWGFYESSYFPFALSMSLYAGGANFANLVNASSFGGDLLATVSVDRVAAYIGIGQVRGSAQFIGGSNGITAEGVTVEHSIMKTHSLLGMSFSLSGFFAAVEINRYEDSFYGAKLGYRF from the coding sequence GTGAAGTTTTTTATTCTTTCCATAGTTATTCTACTTACCCAGCAAGTCCATGCGGCTTTCGTTTTACCAAAGAACTTAAATGCGTCGGATCGTCTTCGTGCCACAGAAATTTTGGCTTTAGGTACTGCACCTAAAATTTTAGGAAATCCTTACCCATTGGGTGGCTACTCCGGCATCGAATTCGGTTTATCTGCCGAGTTCATCCCTACAGAGGATCTCGCAGAGTTAGGTGGAAAGAGTCCCAACAAGGACAGTTTTTCCTACAACACGCTCATGCTAGGAAAAGGGATTCACCACAACGTCGACACATTTGTATACTTCACGCCTCTTCGCCAAGAATCGGGAATTCAAACCTATGGTGCTCAGTTGCGCTGGGGTTTCTATGAGTCTTCATACTTTCCGTTTGCTTTGAGTATGTCTCTATATGCAGGTGGGGCAAACTTCGCGAATCTCGTCAACGCATCCTCTTTTGGTGGCGATTTATTAGCGACAGTGAGTGTTGATCGAGTGGCAGCCTACATTGGAATTGGTCAGGTGCGAGGATCGGCACAATTCATCGGAGGCAGTAATGGAATTACCGCTGAAGGTGTTACTGTTGAACATAGTATTATGAAGACGCATAGTCTTTTAGGAATGAGCTTTTCTTTGTCGGGATTTTTTGCGGCAGTTGAGATCAATCGCTATGAAGATTCTTTCTATGGTGCAAAGTTAGGCTATCGCTTTTAG
- a CDS encoding putative polysaccharide deacetylase (COG0726 Predicted xylanase/chitin deacetylase), with product MKRVLLGGMMMLSASALVGCGNQVSKSIQQSVEDNKNATSYMEWETSPNHPEVLFKQWRDDMMMDSERQAQLSAEICKELNLLEGEKLTLFDNDIRDEANRALLNDCKDELLEKIEKYYEGERATLSVPVNPMSLTGSRNAFKFADNVQYRDTTNGYYAISGDVGRKEVVITFDDGPSGVYTDSILRSLKEVNAKGIFFLLGRNVRSNPEIVKRVAADGHAVGSHSMTHACLGNSVACRKTNGKNLTLEEASAEIRGAHQAVYDTLGFVDPFFRFPYGESSPELKNFLRQNSVGDFFWAIDSEDWKAQSNETLLRNTISRIEARGRGVVLFHDIQRRTAEIMPEFLKELHKRGYSIVLLQSSDAKARTNSKLVKKRLP from the coding sequence ATGAAAAGAGTTTTATTAGGTGGAATGATGATGTTATCGGCCTCAGCCTTAGTAGGTTGTGGAAACCAAGTCAGCAAAAGCATTCAGCAGTCTGTAGAGGACAATAAGAATGCAACTAGCTATATGGAGTGGGAGACATCGCCCAACCATCCTGAAGTTCTTTTCAAGCAATGGCGCGACGACATGATGATGGATAGCGAGCGCCAAGCACAACTTTCTGCTGAGATCTGTAAAGAGTTGAACCTTTTAGAAGGTGAGAAGCTTACTTTATTTGATAATGATATTCGTGACGAAGCCAACCGTGCCTTACTCAATGACTGTAAGGATGAGTTGCTAGAAAAAATCGAAAAATACTATGAAGGTGAGAGAGCGACGCTTTCTGTACCTGTGAATCCAATGTCTTTAACGGGTTCTCGCAATGCCTTTAAATTTGCAGATAACGTTCAGTATCGTGATACGACGAATGGTTACTATGCCATCAGTGGAGATGTAGGCCGTAAAGAAGTAGTTATCACGTTCGATGACGGACCAAGTGGAGTTTATACAGACTCTATTTTGAGATCATTGAAAGAAGTAAACGCAAAGGGGATCTTCTTCCTTTTAGGTCGTAACGTTCGTTCAAACCCAGAGATCGTAAAGCGTGTTGCAGCTGATGGACATGCGGTGGGTTCTCACTCTATGACTCATGCGTGTCTAGGTAACAGTGTAGCTTGCCGTAAAACAAACGGTAAGAACCTGACTCTTGAAGAAGCTTCAGCAGAGATCAGAGGCGCGCATCAAGCGGTCTATGACACTCTTGGCTTCGTAGATCCATTCTTCCGTTTCCCATACGGTGAGTCTTCTCCTGAATTGAAGAATTTCTTACGTCAAAACTCAGTAGGTGATTTCTTCTGGGCGATTGACTCTGAAGACTGGAAAGCTCAATCAAATGAGACTCTATTAAGAAATACAATTTCTCGTATTGAGGCTCGTGGTCGTGGAGTAGTTCTTTTCCATGATATCCAAAGAAGAACGGCTGAGATTATGCCAGAGTTCTTAAAAGAGCTTCACAAACGTGGTTACAGCATTGTATTACTTCAATCTTCTGATGCTAAAGCTAGAACAAACAGCAAGCTGGTGAAGAAACGTCTTCCTTAG
- a CDS encoding hypothetical protein (COG3584 Uncharacterized protein conserved in bacteria), which translates to MNCRNNLKSILFISSLLGLVGCADLNNSGFQAASWVDSSVESQEALSTREAFSYSYADEASEEKVSEEDVIEEQGEIVFTPPPKSEMDGPGVLKPTVYYFAVINEDTNGCSKDQKRTLYGAGGKKLLEICSKTMSACSLQGSCGIIQDGKLHTYNIIGKFNGQERYFEVDEEKCPFGYGVKSSCLDPFYTLAADLAIYKPGEVIYIPSIVGLELPDGSKHDGYFVIRDQGRAIKGRGRFDFFSGYMSWYDSQNPFKKVGLGNVKTNIPYFRISGRTAKKVLNERAYPLLPENVVNMEIK; encoded by the coding sequence ATGAATTGCCGAAATAATTTGAAATCCATTTTATTTATATCCAGTCTGCTAGGACTAGTCGGATGCGCGGATCTTAATAACTCTGGTTTCCAAGCTGCATCTTGGGTGGACTCTTCTGTTGAATCGCAAGAGGCTCTTTCTACTCGCGAAGCTTTCTCTTATAGTTATGCTGATGAGGCGAGTGAGGAAAAGGTAAGTGAAGAAGATGTTATTGAAGAACAGGGTGAGATTGTATTTACCCCTCCTCCTAAGAGTGAAATGGATGGCCCAGGTGTTCTAAAACCTACGGTTTATTATTTTGCAGTTATCAATGAAGACACTAATGGATGTTCTAAGGATCAAAAAAGAACTCTTTATGGAGCTGGTGGAAAAAAGCTTTTAGAGATCTGTTCAAAAACGATGAGTGCGTGTTCGCTTCAGGGTTCTTGTGGAATTATTCAGGACGGAAAACTTCATACTTATAATATTATTGGTAAGTTTAATGGACAGGAGCGCTACTTTGAAGTGGACGAAGAGAAATGTCCATTCGGTTATGGCGTGAAGAGTTCTTGCCTAGATCCTTTCTATACATTGGCGGCGGATCTTGCAATCTACAAACCTGGCGAAGTGATTTATATTCCATCCATCGTGGGTTTGGAACTACCTGATGGATCAAAGCACGATGGTTACTTTGTGATTCGCGATCAGGGAAGAGCGATTAAGGGACGTGGTCGTTTTGATTTCTTCTCTGGCTATATGAGCTGGTATGACTCTCAAAACCCATTTAAGAAAGTGGGACTTGGAAACGTAAAAACCAATATTCCTTACTTCCGTATCAGTGGAAGAACGGCGAAGAAGGTTTTAAACGAAAGAGCTTATCCGCTACTGCCTGAAAATGTTGTGAATATGGAAATTAAATAA